From Actinomycetes bacterium, one genomic window encodes:
- the lepA gene encoding translation elongation factor 4: protein MVENRLIRNFSIIAHIDHGKSTLADRILEVTDTVSARDMLDQYLDDMDLERERGITIKSHAVRVLYNSKSDGNQYTLNLIDTPGHVDFSYEVSRSLAACEGAILLVDAAQGIQAQTLANIYLAIDNDLEIIPVVNKIDLNSARIDEVEQELSKILGVDAGQIIRVSAKTGEGVEQILEAIVERIPAPSGAGEEPLQALIFDSQYNTYRGVIALIRVVNGTMQKGMKVRFMGEKVTSEVEEVGLLAPKMIPKPVLGPGEVGYIITGVKEVEHITVGDTITSVSQPAARSLPGYKKPKPMVYCGLFPLEGGDYEDLRDALNKLALNDASLDFMPESSQALGFGFRCGFLGLLHMEIVKERLEREYGLRLITTSPNVAYRVELTDGEEVEVTRPSDFPPLEKIETIKEPFVNATVLTPKDYIGEVMKLCNAKRGEYVDMQYLSMERVEIKYRLPLSEIIVDFFNMLKSATSGFASLEYELLDYRASDLVKLDMLIAGDMVDELSTITHRDKAYYLGRELAQKLRKIIPRQNFEVAIQASIGKRIIAKERIAPYRKDVTSGLYGGDITRKRKVLEKQKEGKKRLKKIGRVEIPDDAFMSFYKIDSPNKE, encoded by the coding sequence ATGGTTGAAAACAGATTAATAAGGAATTTTTCCATAATTGCCCATATCGACCACGGCAAGTCTACTCTGGCTGACAGAATACTGGAAGTCACGGATACAGTCAGCGCCAGGGATATGCTGGACCAGTACCTGGATGATATGGACCTTGAAAGGGAAAGGGGCATCACCATTAAGTCTCATGCAGTCAGGGTGCTGTATAACAGCAAGTCTGATGGCAATCAATATACCCTAAACCTTATAGATACCCCCGGACATGTTGATTTCAGTTATGAGGTTTCCAGGAGTTTGGCTGCCTGCGAGGGCGCAATTCTGCTGGTTGATGCCGCCCAGGGCATACAGGCCCAGACCCTGGCCAATATTTACCTGGCCATAGATAATGACCTGGAGATAATCCCGGTAGTAAACAAGATAGACCTAAATAGTGCCCGCATAGATGAGGTAGAGCAGGAACTGTCCAAGATTCTGGGAGTGGATGCCGGCCAGATAATCAGGGTAAGCGCTAAAACCGGGGAAGGTGTAGAGCAGATACTGGAAGCTATCGTGGAAAGGATTCCTGCTCCCAGCGGAGCAGGAGAGGAGCCCCTGCAGGCCTTAATTTTTGATTCCCAGTACAATACCTACCGGGGAGTGATTGCCCTTATAAGGGTGGTTAATGGAACCATGCAAAAAGGTATGAAAGTACGGTTTATGGGGGAAAAAGTTACTTCAGAAGTGGAGGAAGTAGGGTTACTTGCTCCCAAGATGATACCCAAGCCGGTACTGGGGCCGGGAGAAGTGGGCTATATTATAACCGGGGTAAAAGAAGTGGAGCATATAACTGTGGGGGACACCATAACTTCGGTTTCCCAGCCGGCAGCCAGAAGCCTGCCCGGATACAAGAAGCCCAAGCCCATGGTATACTGCGGGCTGTTTCCTCTAGAAGGGGGAGACTACGAAGATTTGAGGGATGCCTTAAACAAGCTGGCCTTAAACGATGCTTCACTGGATTTTATGCCTGAGTCTTCGCAGGCCCTGGGATTTGGATTCCGGTGCGGATTTTTGGGCCTGCTGCATATGGAGATAGTCAAGGAAAGGCTGGAAAGGGAGTATGGTTTAAGGCTTATTACCACTTCCCCCAATGTGGCCTACCGGGTAGAGCTTACCGATGGGGAGGAAGTGGAGGTAACCAGGCCTTCTGATTTTCCGCCCCTGGAGAAGATAGAGACCATTAAAGAACCTTTTGTAAATGCAACGGTTTTAACCCCCAAAGACTATATTGGGGAAGTGATGAAGCTGTGCAATGCCAAAAGGGGTGAATATGTGGACATGCAGTATCTATCCATGGAAAGGGTGGAGATAAAATACCGCCTTCCTCTATCAGAAATAATTGTAGATTTTTTCAATATGCTCAAGTCGGCCACCAGCGGGTTTGCCTCTCTGGAGTATGAGCTTTTGGATTACCGGGCATCTGATCTGGTTAAGCTGGATATGCTGATTGCGGGGGATATGGTGGATGAGCTTTCTACCATTACCCACCGGGATAAGGCTTATTACCTGGGAAGAGAGCTGGCACAGAAGTTAAGAAAGATTATACCCAGGCAGAATTTTGAGGTGGCCATCCAGGCCTCTATCGGCAAAAGGATTATTGCCAAAGAAAGGATAGCTCCATACCGTAAAGATGTGACCTCCGGATTGTATGGAGGGGATATAACCAGAAAAAGGAAGGTGCTGGAAAAGCAGAAGGAAGGTAAGAAAAGGCTTAAAAAAATTGGCCGGGTAGAGATCCCTGATGATGCTTTTATGAGTTTTTATAAAATAGATTCTCCAAATAAGGAATAA
- the cdhC gene encoding CO dehydrogenase/CO-methylating acetyl-CoA synthase complex subunit beta, with translation MSKIIATSAINGAYSIVNQAEEKLKEAIESKGEDQVLEFPNTGYFLPVIYSMAGIKVEKLGDCWQVIEEAKKLLPAVPSQQVWIPYLGGTLDAGIATLWVEEIIEAIKYLEEPTPVEGIWLGAATDVIIRERGIEFVDGTAPGFAACVGAATDSKMAVKIARELQEKNIYVFMSGSTDGVTMAEQLDQEGVELGWDTRLVPFGKDITATVYSLGFAARAAMSFGGVQPGDYRRMLMYNKNRVFAFVLALGQVDDYKYANAAGAINFGFPTIANTDIPEILPRGVCTYEHVVSNIPEQDIVSRAIEVRGLKITVDKVDVPVPFGPAFEGERVRKENTYLEFGGNKSPAVELLLMADSSEVEDGKIEVIGPEVDEVEDDSVLPLGILVEVSGRKMQQDFEPVMERQIHYFLNYPSGIFHMGQRDISWVRFSKDAVKSGFKIRHIGTILHAKMHSDFGNIMDKVQIKIYTNTEDVLALRDKARKIFKTRDERMGSLTDESVDIFYSCTLCQSFAPNHVCVVSPERPGLCGAYNWLDCRAAYEISPTGPNQPVKKGETVDENLGIWRGVNDFVFKTSNQSLESFSAYSMIVDPMTSCGCFEVICTILPSTNGVMAVNREFSSITPCGMKFSTIAGMVGGGIQTPGFIGISKFFIGSKKFIKADGGLERLVWIPKELKEEIRDLIEARAQELNLDNFIDKIATEEEAVTEEEVAQWIEKVGHPVLEMEPMM, from the coding sequence ATGTCTAAGATTATAGCTACCAGTGCAATTAACGGTGCCTACAGCATAGTAAACCAGGCGGAAGAGAAGTTAAAAGAAGCAATTGAAAGCAAAGGGGAAGACCAGGTACTGGAATTTCCCAATACCGGTTACTTTTTACCTGTTATATACAGCATGGCTGGTATCAAAGTAGAGAAGCTGGGGGATTGCTGGCAGGTTATAGAAGAGGCAAAAAAGCTACTGCCCGCGGTGCCCAGCCAGCAGGTGTGGATACCCTATCTGGGGGGTACCCTGGATGCAGGTATAGCTACCCTGTGGGTGGAAGAAATTATAGAGGCCATAAAATACCTGGAGGAACCCACCCCGGTAGAGGGTATATGGCTGGGAGCCGCTACTGATGTAATAATCAGGGAGAGAGGAATTGAGTTTGTTGATGGTACCGCTCCCGGCTTTGCTGCCTGTGTTGGAGCTGCTACCGACAGTAAGATGGCGGTTAAGATAGCCAGGGAGCTGCAGGAGAAAAATATCTATGTGTTTATGAGCGGCTCTACTGACGGGGTAACCATGGCTGAGCAGCTGGACCAGGAAGGGGTAGAGCTGGGCTGGGATACCCGGCTGGTTCCCTTTGGGAAAGATATAACTGCCACTGTTTACTCACTGGGATTTGCGGCCAGGGCAGCTATGAGTTTTGGGGGTGTACAGCCGGGAGATTACCGGCGTATGCTTATGTATAATAAAAACCGGGTTTTTGCTTTTGTACTGGCCCTGGGCCAGGTTGATGACTACAAATACGCCAATGCGGCAGGAGCGATAAATTTTGGTTTTCCCACCATAGCCAATACCGATATACCGGAGATACTGCCCCGGGGTGTCTGCACCTATGAGCATGTGGTATCCAATATCCCCGAACAGGACATAGTTAGCAGGGCTATAGAGGTAAGGGGACTTAAGATTACGGTAGACAAGGTTGATGTACCGGTACCCTTCGGTCCTGCTTTTGAGGGGGAAAGGGTTAGAAAAGAAAATACTTACCTGGAGTTCGGAGGAAATAAAAGCCCGGCGGTTGAGCTTTTGCTTATGGCTGATTCCTCAGAGGTGGAAGATGGTAAAATAGAGGTCATTGGGCCGGAAGTAGATGAAGTTGAGGATGACAGTGTCCTTCCCTTAGGCATACTGGTAGAGGTATCAGGAAGAAAGATGCAGCAGGATTTTGAGCCGGTTATGGAAAGACAGATACACTATTTCCTGAATTATCCTTCCGGGATTTTCCATATGGGCCAGAGGGATATATCCTGGGTGAGGTTTTCCAAGGATGCAGTAAAAAGCGGATTTAAGATAAGGCATATAGGCACTATCCTTCATGCCAAGATGCATTCAGATTTCGGCAATATAATGGATAAGGTGCAGATTAAGATATACACCAATACCGAGGATGTTCTGGCTTTAAGGGATAAGGCCAGAAAAATATTTAAAACCAGGGATGAGAGAATGGGCTCACTTACCGATGAAAGTGTGGATATTTTCTATTCCTGTACCCTGTGCCAGTCATTTGCCCCCAATCATGTATGTGTGGTATCTCCTGAGAGGCCTGGACTCTGCGGGGCTTATAACTGGCTGGATTGCAGGGCGGCTTATGAGATTAGCCCCACCGGCCCCAACCAGCCGGTAAAGAAGGGAGAAACGGTGGATGAGAATCTGGGTATATGGAGGGGAGTAAATGATTTTGTGTTTAAAACCAGCAATCAGAGCCTGGAATCATTTTCTGCTTACTCCATGATTGTTGACCCCATGACTTCCTGCGGGTGTTTTGAGGTCATCTGTACCATTCTGCCGTCCACTAATGGAGTAATGGCCGTAAACCGGGAATTTTCAAGTATAACCCCCTGCGGGATGAAGTTTTCCACCATAGCGGGTATGGTTGGCGGGGGTATTCAAACCCCCGGGTTTATAGGCATAAGCAAGTTCTTTATAGGATCCAAGAAGTTTATAAAAGCTGACGGGGGATTGGAGAGGCTGGTGTGGATACCCAAAGAGCTTAAGGAAGAGATAAGGGATCTTATAGAGGCCAGGGCCCAGGAACTTAACCTGGACAATTTTATAGATAAAATAGCTACCGAAGAAGAGGCGGTTACCGAAGAAGAGGTGGCCCAGTGGATTGAAAAAGTGGGGCACCCTGTACTGGAAATGGAACCTATGATGTAA
- a CDS encoding acetyl-CoA decarbonylase/synthase complex subunit delta has translation MSFQIPKNEYAGEICNVTLGSDSSEVIVGGDKTLPFYTFEGEMPNRPIVAMEVYDSKPEGWPEDVAAYFSSVWEDPVKWAQKCVTDYGADAICLQMTSINPDSGNMSADDAAEMVKQVREAIKVPVIIYGDGPLERVAEVMKKVAEVNQNTDLLIGWVEEDNYKTIAAACMGYNHNIVSLNPLDVNIAKQLNILLTQLGLSPERIVMDPSTSGLGYGIEYCYSCMERLKIAALLQDDKMTQMPMICNIAPEVWKVKEVKGSQEDYPQWGEREPRGINWETISVMSMLMAGANIVVMRHPKAVEIIKDCIGKLL, from the coding sequence TTGAGCTTCCAGATTCCAAAAAACGAGTACGCCGGGGAAATTTGCAATGTAACCCTGGGCAGTGATTCATCGGAGGTAATAGTGGGGGGAGATAAGACGCTGCCTTTTTATACCTTTGAAGGAGAGATGCCAAACCGGCCAATAGTAGCCATGGAGGTATACGACAGCAAACCTGAGGGCTGGCCGGAAGATGTGGCTGCTTATTTTTCATCCGTATGGGAGGATCCGGTTAAATGGGCCCAGAAATGTGTGACTGACTATGGTGCAGATGCCATCTGTCTGCAGATGACAAGCATTAATCCTGATTCAGGCAATATGTCTGCAGATGATGCAGCAGAAATGGTTAAGCAGGTAAGGGAAGCCATAAAGGTGCCAGTCATAATTTACGGGGACGGGCCCCTGGAAAGGGTGGCCGAGGTTATGAAAAAAGTTGCCGAGGTTAACCAGAATACCGATCTGCTTATTGGCTGGGTAGAGGAAGATAATTATAAGACCATTGCTGCCGCCTGCATGGGTTACAACCATAATATAGTTTCACTTAATCCCCTGGATGTAAACATTGCCAAACAACTAAATATACTTCTAACCCAGCTGGGCCTGTCACCGGAAAGGATAGTAATGGATCCTTCCACTTCCGGGCTGGGTTATGGCATAGAATACTGCTATTCCTGTATGGAAAGGCTTAAAATAGCGGCATTGCTTCAGGATGACAAAATGACCCAGATGCCCATGATTTGCAATATAGCTCCCGAAGTCTGGAAGGTAAAGGAAGTAAAGGGAAGCCAGGAGGATTACCCCCAGTGGGGCGAGAGGGAACCAAGGGGTATTAACTGGGAAACCATATCAGTTATGAGTATGTTGATGGCAGGGGCAAATATTGTAGTTATGCGTCACCCCAAGGCAGTGGAAATAATAAAAGATTGTATAGGAAAGTTACTGTAA
- a CDS encoding ASKHA domain-containing protein → MVSQNKYHIQFLPSNKQIDVSKNYNLRQAILDCGIHIDSSCGGVGTCGRCVVQVKEGKVDAKRTKYLSDEKVNEGFVLSCMARVTGDLVVAIPETRTVKAIIEKGQFVQVSKAYAGVSSQEFETVKPEPWIKNIEVEVEKPSLTFGTSDLYRFKKVVKDKLGIKDIEIPIDVLKKLPWVLRENDWKVMALIETRKNLVIDVDTRQKDPQLYGLALDIGTTTLVMYLVDLQSGKILATESEYNPQIRFGEDIINRIVFAGKKGGLKKLKEVVTDSVNNLIWRLLLKCQIDSESIVSLMISGNSTMMHLFYEVSPKYIREEPYVTVANRFSDCRASDIGIKHIKNAFTYCIQGVASYLGGDITSGLLATGMNHKQDLTLFIDLGTNGELVVGNNEWMMGCSCSAGPAFEGGGVKCGIRAIEGAIEKVYIDQEHYGCRVEVIGGGKPRGICGSGLIDVIGEMYLKGVIDRKGKFNQDIGNSYLEQEEGEYRYIIAGREASADGKKIYISEVDIDNLMRAKAAVYAGIKTLLEEVDLSVYDLDKVYIAGGLGKNLNIDNAIVIGMLPDIDINKYFFLGNTSVTGAYISLLSQSRYEQSVSIADALTYVELSVNMKFMDRYVAGLFLPYTDLKDFPTVEQLILSLDNKYKKG, encoded by the coding sequence ATGGTAAGCCAAAACAAATATCATATCCAGTTTCTTCCCAGCAATAAACAAATCGATGTTTCCAAAAACTATAACCTGCGCCAGGCAATACTGGATTGCGGGATCCATATAGATTCATCATGTGGAGGGGTGGGGACCTGTGGAAGATGTGTGGTACAGGTAAAAGAAGGCAAAGTTGATGCCAAAAGGACTAAATACTTATCCGATGAGAAAGTAAATGAAGGTTTTGTGCTGTCCTGTATGGCCAGGGTAACCGGTGATCTGGTGGTGGCAATTCCTGAAACCAGGACGGTGAAGGCCATAATTGAAAAGGGACAGTTTGTACAGGTTTCCAAGGCTTATGCCGGAGTAAGCAGCCAGGAATTTGAAACAGTAAAACCGGAACCCTGGATTAAAAACATAGAAGTTGAGGTGGAAAAGCCATCATTAACTTTCGGGACCAGTGACCTTTACCGGTTTAAAAAAGTGGTGAAGGACAAACTGGGTATAAAAGATATTGAGATTCCCATAGATGTACTGAAGAAACTTCCCTGGGTGCTCAGAGAAAATGACTGGAAAGTAATGGCCTTGATTGAAACCCGCAAAAACCTGGTCATAGATGTTGATACCCGGCAAAAGGACCCTCAGCTTTACGGCCTAGCCCTGGATATCGGTACCACTACTCTGGTGATGTATCTGGTGGACTTACAGAGTGGAAAGATACTGGCAACGGAATCTGAGTATAATCCGCAGATTAGATTCGGTGAAGATATAATAAACAGGATTGTATTTGCCGGTAAAAAAGGCGGTTTGAAAAAATTAAAGGAAGTGGTTACCGATTCTGTAAATAACCTTATCTGGAGGCTGCTGCTAAAATGTCAGATAGATTCTGAAAGCATAGTGTCTCTGATGATTTCAGGAAATTCTACTATGATGCACCTGTTTTACGAGGTTTCACCAAAATACATCAGGGAGGAGCCTTATGTAACCGTAGCCAATCGTTTCTCGGACTGCAGGGCTTCAGATATTGGAATAAAGCATATCAAAAATGCATTTACTTACTGTATACAGGGGGTGGCCAGCTATCTGGGCGGGGACATAACCTCGGGCCTGCTGGCTACCGGAATGAACCATAAACAGGATTTAACCCTGTTTATTGATCTGGGCACCAACGGGGAACTGGTAGTGGGAAATAATGAATGGATGATGGGCTGTTCCTGTTCCGCTGGTCCTGCTTTTGAAGGCGGGGGAGTCAAATGCGGAATAAGGGCCATTGAGGGAGCAATAGAGAAGGTATATATAGACCAGGAGCATTACGGATGCAGGGTGGAAGTAATTGGAGGAGGAAAGCCCAGGGGCATATGCGGTTCCGGTTTAATTGATGTTATAGGAGAGATGTATCTTAAAGGGGTGATAGACAGGAAGGGTAAATTTAACCAGGATATAGGCAACAGCTATCTGGAGCAGGAAGAGGGGGAATACCGGTATATAATTGCCGGCAGGGAAGCTTCAGCAGACGGAAAAAAGATATATATAAGTGAAGTGGATATAGACAATCTTATGAGGGCCAAGGCTGCCGTATATGCAGGCATTAAAACTTTGCTGGAAGAGGTAGATTTAAGTGTTTATGATCTGGACAAGGTATATATTGCCGGCGGGCTGGGCAAGAATCTAAATATTGATAATGCAATAGTCATAGGCATGCTGCCGGACATTGATATAAACAAGTATTTCTTTCTCGGAAATACCTCGGTTACCGGAGCATACATAAGCTTGCTTTCCCAGTCAAGATATGAGCAGTCGGTAAGCATTGCTGATGCCCTTACCTATGTGGAGCTTAGCGTTAATATGAAGTTCATGGACAGGTATGTGGCGGGACTTTTTCTGCCCTATACTGATCTAAAGGATTTTCCTACTGTTGAACAGCTCATACTGTCATTGGATAATAAATATAAGAAAGGTTAG
- the cooS gene encoding anaerobic carbon-monoxide dehydrogenase catalytic subunit, translated as MNSKDKKDKVYSEDKAILEIINNLDETVETVFDRASSMKCCPIGAGTAGICCKNCSMGPCRVKEGKTGLCGATMGTIAARNLARHIAAGAAAHSDHGRDLALLLKDVAEGKAEGLKIKDEMKLLSYARNLGIEIKDREIKEIALDAANKSLALFGQQEGEIDLTRIAPEKRQEIWRKNNIMPRGIDREVVETMHRTHMGVDQEAEHILDHALRNALSDGWGGSMIGTEITDILFTTPQALSAKTNMGMLKEDEVNLVVHGHEPTLSEVIAELADDKELLEYAKTKGAKGINVVGICCTANEVLMRQGVAPIGNFLSQELAILTAAVDVMVVDIQCIMQSLGPLAKKYHTKLITSSAKCKIPGATHIQFDERKVLETAREIITMAVDNYPNRNKKLNIPKITSDLVAGFSHEYIRYMLGGKFRESFRPLNDGIIDGRIQGVVAIVGCNNARHVQDKYHNYLTTELIKRDYLVVQTGCGALASAKCGLMMPESYSQAGDGLKSICEAVGIPPVLHLGSCVDNSRILTILSEVVAEGGLGEDISDLPVAGIAPEWMSEKALSIGSYFVASGVYVVFSGEPIPVMSSQEVVDIMTNVWEKKYGGKLEYVQDIDQVLKNVISHIQDKRKALKIDVKKERVLFDMEARRGLGNV; from the coding sequence ATGAATTCCAAAGATAAAAAAGATAAAGTATACAGTGAAGATAAGGCTATTCTGGAGATAATCAATAATTTAGATGAAACAGTGGAAACTGTTTTTGACCGGGCCAGCAGCATGAAGTGCTGTCCTATCGGCGCGGGCACGGCAGGGATTTGCTGTAAGAATTGTTCCATGGGCCCCTGCAGGGTAAAGGAAGGAAAAACCGGGCTGTGCGGGGCAACCATGGGAACCATTGCCGCCAGAAACCTGGCCCGGCATATAGCTGCCGGCGCAGCTGCGCATTCTGACCATGGCCGGGATCTGGCTTTGCTGCTTAAGGATGTGGCTGAGGGCAAGGCTGAAGGGCTGAAAATAAAGGATGAAATGAAATTATTGAGTTATGCCCGTAACCTGGGTATTGAAATCAAGGACAGAGAGATTAAGGAGATAGCACTGGATGCTGCAAATAAGTCACTGGCCTTGTTTGGCCAGCAGGAAGGAGAAATTGATCTTACCAGGATTGCGCCCGAAAAGAGGCAGGAAATATGGCGCAAAAACAATATAATGCCCCGGGGAATTGACCGGGAAGTGGTGGAAACCATGCATCGTACCCATATGGGAGTGGACCAGGAGGCTGAACATATACTGGATCATGCTTTAAGGAATGCCTTGTCTGATGGCTGGGGCGGTTCCATGATTGGTACCGAAATTACGGATATACTGTTTACCACCCCCCAGGCATTGTCGGCAAAAACCAATATGGGAATGCTAAAAGAGGATGAGGTAAACCTGGTAGTACATGGGCATGAACCTACCCTGTCCGAGGTAATAGCAGAGCTGGCTGATGATAAGGAGCTTTTAGAATATGCTAAAACCAAAGGGGCCAAGGGTATTAATGTGGTAGGTATTTGCTGTACTGCCAATGAAGTATTGATGAGGCAGGGAGTGGCTCCCATTGGTAATTTCCTTTCCCAGGAATTAGCCATACTGACTGCTGCTGTGGATGTAATGGTGGTGGATATACAGTGCATTATGCAATCTCTGGGACCACTGGCCAAAAAATATCATACCAAGCTGATAACTTCTTCAGCAAAGTGCAAGATTCCGGGAGCAACCCATATACAGTTTGATGAAAGAAAGGTTCTGGAGACGGCCAGGGAGATAATAACCATGGCCGTTGATAATTACCCCAACCGCAATAAAAAGCTGAATATTCCCAAGATTACTTCTGACCTTGTAGCGGGATTTTCCCATGAGTATATAAGGTATATGCTGGGGGGGAAATTCAGGGAATCTTTCAGGCCATTAAATGACGGAATAATTGATGGCAGGATCCAGGGGGTAGTGGCAATAGTGGGCTGCAATAATGCCAGGCATGTCCAGGATAAATACCATAATTACCTTACTACCGAACTGATTAAAAGGGATTATCTGGTGGTGCAGACCGGCTGCGGGGCCCTGGCATCGGCAAAATGCGGACTGATGATGCCTGAATCTTACAGCCAGGCCGGGGACGGACTTAAATCCATATGTGAAGCAGTGGGTATACCTCCGGTTCTGCATCTGGGCTCCTGCGTGGATAATTCCAGGATTCTGACCATATTGTCCGAGGTGGTAGCGGAAGGAGGCCTGGGAGAAGATATAAGTGATTTACCGGTAGCGGGAATAGCCCCAGAATGGATGAGCGAAAAGGCTTTATCCATTGGAAGCTACTTTGTAGCCAGCGGTGTTTATGTGGTATTCAGCGGTGAACCCATACCGGTGATGTCCAGCCAGGAAGTAGTAGATATAATGACCAATGTATGGGAAAAGAAATATGGAGGCAAGCTGGAGTATGTCCAAGATATTGACCAGGTGTTAAAGAATGTAATTTCCCATATTCAGGATAAAAGGAAAGCGCTAAAAATTGATGTTAAGAAGGAACGGGTACTGTTTGATATGGAAGCAAGAAGGGGGTTAGGAAATGTCTAA
- a CDS encoding AAA family ATPase, which translates to MGINIAVAGKGGTGKTTLCGLIIRGLIEGGKHPVLALDADSNSNLNQVLGVDSINTVGMLREQFKKEAPRMDKGMYKDQVVEMNLQQALAENDKFDLLVMGRGEGPGCYCYANNLFRKYIDILQDNYSYVVMDNEAGMEHLSRRTTQGIDYLVIVSDPSPRGIMTAARIRDLAGQLELKASEELLVVNRVNGDLDPRLIKQVEDSSLKLAAVIGQDEEIMDMDISGQSIFDLSKDNLPLKQVRSLLEQLPIFSK; encoded by the coding sequence ATGGGGATAAATATTGCGGTAGCAGGAAAAGGCGGCACGGGAAAAACCACTTTATGCGGCCTGATTATAAGGGGCCTGATAGAAGGGGGCAAGCACCCGGTGCTGGCCCTGGACGCGGACTCTAATTCCAATCTGAACCAGGTGCTGGGCGTAGATTCGATAAATACGGTGGGGATGCTGAGGGAACAGTTTAAAAAAGAAGCACCCCGGATGGATAAGGGCATGTACAAGGACCAGGTGGTGGAAATGAACCTGCAGCAGGCCCTGGCCGAAAATGATAAGTTTGATTTACTGGTTATGGGCCGCGGCGAGGGACCGGGATGCTATTGTTATGCCAATAACCTGTTCAGAAAATATATTGATATACTGCAGGATAACTACAGTTATGTGGTTATGGATAATGAAGCGGGTATGGAGCACTTAAGCCGCAGAACTACTCAGGGCATTGATTACCTGGTAATAGTGTCCGATCCTTCTCCCCGGGGGATAATGACTGCTGCCAGGATCAGGGATCTGGCCGGCCAGCTGGAACTAAAAGCCTCAGAGGAGCTTCTGGTGGTCAACCGGGTGAACGGCGATTTGGACCCCAGGCTTATTAAACAGGTTGAGGACAGCAGCCTTAAACTGGCTGCGGTCATAGGACAGGATGAGGAAATAATGGATATGGATATATCCGGCCAATCCATTTTTGATTTAAGCAAGGATAATTTACCTTTAAAGCAAGTCAGAAGTTTATTAGAGCAATTACCTATTTTTTCAAAATAA